The nucleotide sequence TGCgggtattgatttttattttttataaattatataaagacatttctaaatacataaattatttagatatttttaggtttctacAAATCTATCTGGATCCGGAATGATCCGAGTCCAAACCTCGTCCGAAAATTTATCATATTCGAacaatgtttaattttaaacctaaAAATCTGATACCCAAAAAACTGATCCATATCCGAACACATACCTAAATTCTCATATAATGTATGTATTTaattacgatatatatatatatatgtataatttattatttccaaacacatatatataataaaataggaaAGGACAATTAATACTAAaagttagatttataaattattgtttccatgttttatttatttataatttgattttggaaatgCATTAATTAAAGAGGAAAAAACAAAGAATCCTAAAAGATATGTTAATTAATAATTCATTGACATGCCATtgtaaataacttgcaaaactAAGGGGTAATTTTAATTTGTactcctcttttaatatattagatattgGCAACTACATAAAATTAGTCATACATATGACCAGCAGCTATGTATATACCAACTAAAAAAAGCACAAACAATTAAAGAAAATCAGGATCATCCAACTAACAGTAGCTACAATCACAAATTAGCACcacaaaatacaaaacaaaagacgaaaaaagTAACatccaaacacacaaaaatgtgTACACACAAACTGAATGTTTATTTTCTGAATATTTATTGATCACTGCTAAACTATTATTCAGAAATAGCATACAAAACGTAACAATAATGATATACACGTATTAAAAAAACAtgcatttaataaacaaaaaattatacataatataaatctaaataatCAATAAATATAACTAAGCTTCAAAGCCATAGATGATTTATAGACATGAAGGTACATTTTGTTAATGACCTAAGAcgaattgaaatataaaaaatgaaattttggcAGTCCATTCATAAAAGTGTTAATTTGTAgtataaaaaatcaaatcttaTAGCAAATACTAAATATTgtgttatataattaacaaaCATTCGCGCGGACAAACCACTAGTTTAAAATGAAACAGATGTAAAGAAGGAATAAAGATAGagagataaaacaaaacatatcatTAGGACAGACCTTCTAGTGTGTGTCCTCTTCTCTAAACTTGTATTAATGTCATATTTGCTGGAAGCCTGGTACACTTTTGTTTTGgcaaaaactattttattcaGAAGATTGGGAAgatgatataaaatatattcatatggtGTTCATAACCAGGGTAATTAGCATTGATTCCTGTATTTGGTTTATTCTATGAATACGCTTTATTATACACTTATTCTATGAATAAGCTTTATTATACACTtgcaaatatattatttaggcGAGTATACACCATTCTTACAATATAAACCAATGACTGCCACTGTATCTGTACATATTGTAAGCACTGCACAGAACCATAATTATAACTTCAGGGGATATGCACCCTCTAGTAGATTTTTTTCTCCATAAAAACCGGATTAAGAGCTTCATTTGTCTGTTCTTTTAACAACAGAAATCCCACTTGGATCACCACCCCACTCCTCAAACACAACTAGAAGGTTCCCAGATGGCTTAAGCCATGAACGAGGCACATGGTACCTGAAAAAAGGAAAACCTATTAATATATCAATCATGTAAACAATATATAGAGGaaagacgaggaagaagaaagacagttttcattttcttctcaCCATCTTTGAGAAGATTGGCCACAATTACTGAGACATTTCTTCTCGCTGTAAATCCCAGCATAGTTGCAGCGTCCGCAGTTACCATGAGCCGTGTAGGCAGGCCAATGACGTCCTATGTTGCGTCCATTTACCCAAACTTGTCCTTTTCCCATTGTGTTCATGTCCAATGCAATTGGTTCATTGCCTACCGGCGCATTAAAAGAAGACTGCAAATAAAGAGTGCAAAAGTCTGATATGAACATGTCTGAAATTATGCTCGTAACTAAGCTcaataaaacacacacacacacatatatatagtccaCCACAAAATGGTTTAAGAGTGTCTATGAGACGGGCCATCTTCAATGGACAGAGGCTCCTCTAAATGTCCCCCTTAAACAATCaaagtaaaaaatttaaatgtttgatttttaaatagatAACAAGTGTTACATGGGTTTCTTAAAACCAAGTTGAAGTCTCTTAAACAAGAGACGTTCTTACCTCTCTCACTAGGGGAAGAAATTCCAATGTATATGGTCTTAGTAAGGTACTAGTTTGTCTCATTTTTAAGGTAAGATAGTCAACACAATCCCAGCCGATCcataagtttatttttatcatattgATCCAAATTTATTGGTAGACATGTTTTTATCCTGATGTTCTCTCTGTTTCGCAAAGTTATATGTTTTGAAGTGTTCCAAACGCACATTAATAAAACATTCAAAACATCATATGAAGTGTTTCAAAGCCTTTTTATTAAGGGGGTTATCATACCCGAAACCTAAACTAATCTCTGAAATTCATAaaaatctcttcttttttttcgttTTGGCAAAACTAAGACTTCTGCCATGGTCAAACAAAACGGTTAAGACAATTCTAAGcttgagattttttttctgaCCTTGACCAATTGGTTCATATCTAGTCTTGAATTGCTATCTTTTGttaattttgattaatacaTTATAATAGCTAACCAATTGCTTTTTGTCATCTAAAGATTATacaaaaaaaggtaaaatgCAATTATACACACATAAGCTGGCAAAAAAATACAATCCTTTCGGATGTTTGGAAGGATAGCTAACCAATATCACGTGTATATTTGGAAATAGCATTTGGTATGTCAATCTGGGAAACCGTTCCTTTTATCAACAATAAATTAAACCTAAAACATCtattaagaaaattaagaaGTATATCTTACCTTGTACCAGGTCAATGGTTGCTTCACGGCCACGAATGATCCTTCTGTCCATTCCACAGAGGAACTCCCGGTTGTGGTATGAAGGCTCATAGCTTCACCTTTGGTACCGATCTACTCAGATCACACACACGCATAGTTTAGTACTGTGTTATGGTTGGTATAAAGATTCAGTGGCAGTTAACTTATCAAACTATTGTTCATTATAGGACCTTATAGGACCATTTCCACTTAGACATGTCCCATGCTCCAGAGTTAACTCCATTCAGTGTGGCTGGACCTAGAACTCCAGTATTCCAAGTCTCATAGTGCACACCTGCGTTCTGTATTATAAAAAACACAAATCTCAGAACTTATCATCATCTCCTGAATGAAAAAGGCAGTAATTAATCAAGTGAAGAATGATGAACTAACCGGAAGACCCACTGCCGTACTTAGGATAGCAAGTTTGTTGACGCCTTCGCGCAATTTGATCCTTTGACTAAATGTGAGCTTGGGGCTGCTCAATGCTCCATAACTAGTTCCTAAAAAATGAATGCTTTAAGGACAGGAGAAGACGGAGTTTGGCCCTTAAAATTATCTTGTTTTACCTGCGAGCTGACCATTAACGAATACATGAAGAGCATGACCAGCTGAGCAAATGGTAAGAAGTGGATCTTCGCCAGTTTTCAAGAACCCCTCATTAGAACTAATTGTAATGCTgagaatgaataaaaaaaataaccagTTAACAGTGATCAGGAACTAATTAATCAGCAAGATACTGAGGCTTAATGTGTCACAACTAGGTCAAACATAACTTACTCTGTAAGATACCAGAAATAGTCTGTTTTGTCTCTGGTCATGCTTATTTGTTCCAACAAACCATCTCGAGCAAACGTACCATAGTCACCTGAAGAAGGGATTGCTTCGTTGTATGATTCCCATGATAATCGCGTGCTAGTAGGAACCATCTTCATAAGTATGCTCGGTGAACGAATCTATAACACGTTTACACATgccaaagatatatatatatatatgtcaatctCAATAACAAGGATACAATTCCTATGAGACCAGCAAAGTTAGGACGTTCTTAGGCTATTTGATGAAGTCATCTGGAAGTATTTAGTGTTAAAagttttttgttatattaaaaCCCCTGATATATTATTGCCTATAACTTCATGGTCCGTCCTGGATATAGACAAATGAAATATTTGCCTATAACTTCAaagttctaaaaatattttacataaatatatgcCTCCAAATTTATGAAAAgaaatagtataaattttttttgctaaattgtctATATTCTCCAAATTTTCAGAGTCGGTTTTGCGGAGTGCAAGAGTTACACAAGTCAAAAGACTCTGgtaaaaaaagtaattaatgTTTTCGATAAAAGCTTATCTGTTTATAAACCTTTGCAGTGTTGTGATACTCGGTTTTGCAGTCAGGTAAGATACTGATAGACCAAGGGGGCAAATCATATGGGAACCCCCTAAACATAACTTTTGCTGGATAACTTGTGTCGTAGTTTGAGAGAAACGCAGCACAAGAAGTCTTGGACTTGAACACATGAGCctgaaattataacaaaaaaaaaacaaaattgtatgAACATTTGATACATCCTCTCTTCAAAGTTACATTGCATACTTACTTCTTGCTTATTGCCGAGCGAATTAATGGTGGGATCAACAGAGACCAACGCAGGTTCACATAGTTTGATGATTTTATGCAACTCTTTCAAATGACTATACTTGGGTTCTCTCAGTAATCCTtttcacacaaacacacacaaaaactcgtcagaaaatatgtaaaatgtaACATTTTTCATGTGATATCAGTATTAGTTACCATATTCATCAAGAGGAGCATCATAGTCATAGCTTGTGGTGATAAACTCACCCGATGTTCTATCAAAGTTCGTCCCTCCATGGTACTGTAACAATTCTAAATTAACTCTTCAATCAtaagttaaataaaatatattcttttttttaataaagtttgcgatttgataaaattattgatgttttaatttttcttagaactaatttttaaagttACCATATAGTAATTCATAAATGAACCACCGTTCTGTATAAAGCGAGCCACGGAGAACGCAAGGTCTTCGACTGGTCTGTTTGGTATCGCACCTCCAAATTCCGTGAACCTGAAAATGATCTCACATGctgtaaattataatttatactcTAGCTTGTTGATTTCATAAGAGAATATATAAAGACTAACAAGAGGATAGTGATTCTGTATATGTTGAATAGCTTCGTGACTTACCAACCAGTCCAGTTCTCTGTCCACATCTTGGGCTGATCGACCGAGTTTGGTTTGAAACCCTCACAATAAAACCCGTTGCATGTGTTTATCTATTATAATAGAGCGCAAGGTAAAAGCTATTAACATTCAGTATAAATTTTACTCCAAAGTTgaataaaaattgttgaaatttaaaatctaaAGTTGAAGAAAAATTGTCCTCGtggattatttttgtttttggtgaGTGGTCCTAAATAAATTCAAGGGAAATTTCCCTAAATTCAATAGAAAAACACATCATATAGGAAAACAGCAAAAAGGAGAAAACGATATTTTATTGTAACTATCAATAAACTAACAATATTAAACAAGAAAAAGTGAATTACATAAAAGGAAAACTGAAAGCCAAACAAATATATTCAAAAGGCAAACCACCAAGGAAGAAAATTTAAGATTATAAaacataacaaacaaaaaactcgATAGTGTTTTCACCAAAAAATACACACTAAGAAATATCTTCATTTGtagttgcccaaaaaaaaagaaatatcttCATTTGTCTAAAAAATATCTAAGTGCCGACAAAAGAAAAGGAGTCAATCCTGATAAATGACATAAATTTAATCCATATTTAATTGTGCATTTTTCttaagaaataaaattgaaCTGATTAATCTACAAAATCACAtcagatattttaattttcatacaaATTTCAAATCAACTAGATTGATAAAAGCAGAATTCAAGCTAAAATAGAAAGTCTACCAAACTCAACCATACTAAAAGTTAGCATTAAATCGATCACGATCCTATCTAAACCAAAAACTTGAACCAAACTAAACGAAACCAGAACAGAACATAtcttacttatatatattaactaagGGGAAGGTtaaacaagaaaaggaaaggaAGAGATACAATAGGGTAAGGAGCATCATCTTGCTTGCACATAACCCATGGGACACCTGTGGACAAACCCAACGCCATTGCAGCTGTCCATTTTGTGTATGCCTTTCCTGCTGATCCTATCTCCCATTCCATTGGTCCATACTCATTCTCTATCTACCCATTTTTAAGAAATAtcattactatatatatttagaatctATTAGATGTGAATCATGTATAATATAAAATCGTATCAATTTAAACAACAAAGAAGATAAAAACCTGCGAGAGAATGATGGGTCCTCCTTGAGTTTCAAACAACTTTTCTTCTTTCATTATATCCACAATCTTCTTTGTGAATTTTTGCATTGCAGTCTTTCAATTTCAcatcaaaatgatttttttttaaaccttcATAATGGAATTTAATCTGGAGACTGATTTGTTCTACAATAATTGTGTACCTTGAAAGGTCCATTATCAGTCCTGAAAATCATACCAGGGACATATTTGAGCCAAACAGGAATTCCATTGAAAATCAGAAAACATATAcagataaatttatatattcaaatgaaaatattcttttattcttagaaaagtatttttaatatatttacccAAAATTCCACTCGGCACAAACATATGGACCAATTCTCAGGCTAACATATAGACCGGCTTGTTGCACCAGCTTGATGAACCTAACCAGATCATACCGATCCCCAAAATAATACTGCAAGCAAACAGAAGTATACAGCATTGAGATTTTATATGACTATGAGTCAAGTAAGAAAATGGTAGAAGTCTTTAAATTACTTGTCCAGGAGAAGGTTCATGTCCGTTCCAGAAAACATAAGTTTGTATAACATCTAAACCACCTTCTTTGGCCTTCTTTATCAGATCAGGCCACATCTGCATATAACAAAGTAGCCACaattctatataaaaaaaatatagttttgtaaTGAAATAACCTGGCCATAAGGGGGAAAACCAGAAAAATAAGACCCCATGTGCAGaaaaatcaaagcaattattcagtaaattaatttaatcaaaatccaagaaattTTGCATTTGATTATAAAGAGATTATTTAACTGAATAAAAAAGATTACCTCAGGGGTGCTTCTTGGGTAGTGGATGGAACCAGAGAGAAGGATCCTTTTCTGTCCATTGATGATTAAAGCTTTATGATCATAAGAGACCAATGCTTTAGTTGAGCAAATCAACAATGAAAAACACATAATCGCCAGAAAAATCCAAGCTTTATCCCTAAAATTCATAACCATTTTCCCacttattagtttatatttagaAACTGGTAAAGGAGATTTGCTGAGCTATTGGGATTGGAATGAATGATGGCATAAAGGTTATATGTAAAGCCTGACACTTATCCTATTGTACTTATAGATTAATGAATGCAAtgaaatgagaaaaaaattgtGGGGCCAATCTCTCTGCTTTTTGAGCGGATGACTTTAAAATCTTCTGCCCTACCAGATGGATATtttcattttccatttttattttgtcaaattatataagtagtattAATCCCCCTGCTTATTTAATTTGCTTCCACTTTTCAATATCACATACCACTGCCatatataatctttttctttttggtcacGGGAAAACTAATGATATAATGTAAAAGTGGTTAACCCCACTACTAAATGTCATTATGAGTATATATGTCAATAtcatatctaattatataaaaaaatgttggagTCTCTCCTGCTGAGGACACGTGGAAAGTCTTTCAATATAGGGGGGACGCGTGTCCCGCTTCACTGAAACGCGCCGTATCATTTAACTTTGATTTCTAATTATTGTGGGCTTTGCGTATGGGTTTGGGCTTCAggaatgatattttaattttcatgtgTCCATTTCGAACTTTCTTCTCCGCGACAGACGGTGGGTAGAATTAGGGTTAGCTGTTGTTTTCTGTCTCTGCGATGAACGAGCTCAAGCAACAATGAAGATCAAATCGAGCATCCGAATCGTCCTCGAGAACCAAGCAGCTGTCGTTTCGTATTTGGTACTTAACCCCCAGACGTTATGAGTTTTCTTCATTCATTGGCTTTAAGAGATATCTTAACTCCACGGACGAGAATCAAGCACGACGTCTCATACAATGATATCATCCAACTCCAAAGCGGTTTCTTTACCTATAAAAAGGGTAAGTCTTCTACCTTGAACATCATCCTCACATTTTCTGATTCTccagaaaacaaagaaaatccCCAATCATGGCTAGCTCATCTGTTCTTTTTGGTGGTTTGAAGTTTGGTCACTACTCTTCTAATTCTATGTGTGGTTGCCCAGATTCTGGGAAGCTAATTCTTGGTGATTGAACCTTTTTTTTAACTCATACTcatagtatttttattatttcggCAACGACTTTCCTAAGGATGAAACTTTTACATAGAATTAGATTTTCATTGAacctatttttgttttttcataatGTTGTTTATAAAGATCTCTTTTCACATTCTTTATGGTAGGACCATCTCCAGGCTGGTTCACCGGTGCAGCCAGAACTTCAGGCTTTCAGACTCACTTCTGACAATCTGGTTCAGTGATTCAAACAGTCTAGATGTGCTAATCTCCCGTCCCTGAAGAACGTCAGGTTCGGCGATCATGATTTGCTTCTTAGCCTAGCCAATACCAAGCACGCATCTTTCAGATATGGCTTCTTAAAGACTGTTTATGACAGACTTATCATTGAAACAGATAATAAATTAAGATGTTCATAATCTCTCGGACGTTATTAGTGAGCTCACTGCTGTGAGAAGTACAGTGAGTGACATTCCTCAAGGAAAAGATAGAGTTATGACAACTATCAAGATTTCATAAATTTTCTtacttttcttttgaatatgtcattgatttttttatgttctgtttttcttttcacaCTCATATCACTGTCACTTTGAGTCTGTTTGACTCACAAGCTGTTATTTTCACAAGAAGCTTGAAGGATTCTGGGGAGATTCAAGGGTTGTTGTTGCAAATAGCATAAAACCAAAGATGGTAGAAGGTGTATTTTTGTCTGGAATTAAAACACATGCATACTATCACGTATACTAATATTCTTGAAACACACATGGAATATTTTTCTGCAGGACGTTGTTTTTAAATGCCACATCGGGAACACATGTATCTTTCGACAACGAAACTGATGCAGAGAATTCTACTTTTTACGAGTAAGTGTTTGATgattcataaattattatatccATAATAGACTCTCATGTAATGCTCTATAACACTACAGGCTGGTTTCCAAAGACCTAGGAACACCCATGTTCCTTCATTTCTTAGAGGCTATGCAAAGGTTGAGCCTCTTACTATAGCTGAGCTCAATGAGTTCGTCATCATTTCGGAGCCTCAGGTTGTACAGTCAGTGTTTActgttttactattttaaatgtttatattccGTGTATGTTtctgaaaagtaaaaaaatgtaGAACATTGAATGGTGACTGATATCAAAATGGAGAAAGACTGGTGTTACGTCTCTTGCTCTAGGTGCATGAAGAAGCTCCACCGAACGGTCTCATCCTTTACTTGCGTGAACTGAAATATCTTGGTTTGCTCAGGTATATTGGATCAGTTGAATTAATTAgttgttttcagtttttaaaagttattgTTAATTCACACTCAGATATAACatgttctaataatttttatctgCTTTGAAAGATACCATGTGGAGATGAGCATTGCTGATGACACTGTTGAAGGGTGTCTTTGTTGGATTCGATTAGTGGTGAGATGACAAAACTACATAACGTGAGGGCCTATGAGGCTGGTAATTTAATTGTAGGAACATCTCTAAGTGGTATCGCCATCAAGAAACCTCAGGCATCAAAGTCTTTAAAGGTGATGAAGAAGCTAAGGGTTGTGATGCAGATGGAGTACTTGCTATTTCAAAAATGATTATGTATTAACGgtggtttttattttaaaatatgttctCTTATGTAGTTTGGTATGGTTTATTAAAAGtctaaaactataataaaaatgCTTTTTTTGGAGATTTTCATCTTTCTCACGACTCATTATATTTAACCGTTTATGTTTACTAATCATTAtcttacttttatttttgaaacacttttttaTAACACACATATTATCTTACTCAAATTAAAAGTTATCCAGCCGAATTATAATAACATTTAGGCTTGATGCGAATGTGACTACGCATTGGAAAACAGAAAACTATGTAATAAATTATGTTATGATAATTAAATTCGAGAATTAcaatcaagaagaaaaaaaaaagaatatgcaACAATTACTTTTACGTGGCTCTCTCCGAGAAGTAACAGCAGAGGACAATGTCAATGAGAAGAGAAATACAAACAACATGGATGCAATGTTGGTACCATAGATTCTATGATTCTCTATATCTCTCTAAACTAATTGGCCATCCAAACAATTTAACTAAGttttacaaagaaaattttatatgattcaTAAAGTTCTTTATGAActtaaccaaaaatatattggTTTAAATTCCATTAACgtaaagatacattattttttgtagtctacatattatgattttaaagtAGCTATTGGTTTGAAtctatttttataactttatattatagTAATATACTATAAGGGATTATTAATTTCAtcgtaatataattttaaaattcctgCTTAAATGAATGAGTGTTACTTAATTGGCTTCATATTTGATAAATGTTTGGATGATATGGTTTATTTGATAATAGTTTTGATATAATGTGTGTATacttaaataatcaatttatcAATTTTAGAATGTTATGTTATTTAACTAACTTTAGAAAACAAATTGTAAATTGATTCATTTTTCACATTATCTAACTCAATAGTTTTAAAAACGGTTCAAATCCAATAGTAGGTATAACTTATTAGACACCATATAAAAAAGTACCAATGCATTcacaaacaaatatataagaatgaaaaataattcatattttatgtatttaaatttcaactgtAGTGACatgcatttttattttacttaattttaaaataaaaatataacaaacactaaaaatgtaaaatagttacattaatgaaaaaataaaagctttttattaatttatcaaaccttTGATTTCTGataagaacaacaaaaaaatagtaaaaattaaaattatttttagtttagaaTAAGCTACATATTTTTACATGTAtgtgaaatataatatatcttttaattgaTTTTCACTTGCTTAACAAAGATTAATATATACGAAGATAATTTAATAACAACAACGATTACAATAATTGatgttaaaacaaatattttgtatcattaatttataattgtCTCAAATTGATATTATTCGTTTTTCTGATACTATGCTTATGTGATGTAATATGATCCCTTTCTTTTGTAGTGTATCATACACATCTCTTAAAAATACCAACCTAAAATacaaaccacaaaatcatacaaaaaataataacttaaatcataagtaaagtatatcccgcccgtagggcgg is from Brassica napus cultivar Da-Ae chromosome A4, Da-Ae, whole genome shotgun sequence and encodes:
- the LOC125574861 gene encoding beta-galactosidase 2-like isoform X1; translation: MVMNFRDKAWIFLAIMCFSLLICSTKALVSYDHKALIINGQKRILLSGSIHYPRSTPEMWPDLIKKAKEGGLDVIQTYVFWNGHEPSPGQYYFGDRYDLVRFIKLVQQAGLYVSLRIGPYVCAEWNFGGIPVWLKYVPGMIFRTDNGPFKTAMQKFTKKIVDIMKEEKLFETQGGPIILSQIENEYGPMEWEIGSAGKAYTKWTAAMALGLSTGVPWVMCKQDDAPYPIINTCNGFYCEGFKPNSVDQPKMWTENWTGWFTEFGGAIPNRPVEDLAFSVARFIQNGGSFMNYYMYHGGTNFDRTSGEFITTSYDYDAPLDEYGLLREPKYSHLKELHKIIKLCEPALVSVDPTINSLGNKQEAHVFKSKTSCAAFLSNYDTSYPAKVMFRGFPYDLPPWSISILPDCKTEYHNTAKIRSPSILMKMVPTSTRLSWESYNEAIPSSGDYGTFARDGLLEQISMTRDKTDYFWYLTDITISSNEGFLKTGEDPLLTICSAGHALHVFVNGQLAGTSYGALSSPKLTFSQRIKLREGVNKLAILSTAVGLPNAGVHYETWNTGVLGPATLNGVNSGAWDMSKWKWSYKIGTKGEAMSLHTTTGSSSVEWTEGSFVAVKQPLTWYKSSFNAPVGNEPIALDMNTMGKGQVWVNGRNIGRHWPAYTAHGNCGRCNYAGIYSEKKCLSNCGQSSQRWYHVPRSWLKPSGNLLVVFEEWGGDPSGISVVKRTDK
- the LOC125574861 gene encoding beta-galactosidase 2-like isoform X2; translation: MVMNFRDKAWIFLAIMCFSLLICSTKALVSYDHKALIINGQKRILLSGSIHYPRSTPEMWPDLIKKAKEGGLDVIQTYVFWNGHEPSPGQYYFGDRYDLVRFIKLVQQAGLYVSLRIGPYVCAEWNFGTDNGPFKTAMQKFTKKIVDIMKEEKLFETQGGPIILSQIENEYGPMEWEIGSAGKAYTKWTAAMALGLSTGVPWVMCKQDDAPYPIINTCNGFYCEGFKPNSVDQPKMWTENWTGWFTEFGGAIPNRPVEDLAFSVARFIQNGGSFMNYYMYHGGTNFDRTSGEFITTSYDYDAPLDEYGLLREPKYSHLKELHKIIKLCEPALVSVDPTINSLGNKQEAHVFKSKTSCAAFLSNYDTSYPAKVMFRGFPYDLPPWSISILPDCKTEYHNTAKIRSPSILMKMVPTSTRLSWESYNEAIPSSGDYGTFARDGLLEQISMTRDKTDYFWYLTDITISSNEGFLKTGEDPLLTICSAGHALHVFVNGQLAGTSYGALSSPKLTFSQRIKLREGVNKLAILSTAVGLPNAGVHYETWNTGVLGPATLNGVNSGAWDMSKWKWSYKIGTKGEAMSLHTTTGSSSVEWTEGSFVAVKQPLTWYKSSFNAPVGNEPIALDMNTMGKGQVWVNGRNIGRHWPAYTAHGNCGRCNYAGIYSEKKCLSNCGQSSQRWYHVPRSWLKPSGNLLVVFEEWGGDPSGISVVKRTDK